A genomic window from Pelagicoccus albus includes:
- a CDS encoding ATP-binding protein, with protein MTDPDFSAAIKELTGSKPSELYIPSIGPGITYLLNLEDRRVVYCSQRENEFPNSFYRIVESSQSWEELVAPEDKSSYLEAVSLNGFLNEARYQVLSNKRGAKLAVVDYRALIRNSKGKAVGIAGRLIDDSFRSIAFDALARRSWKEIAARMTRRYLHDFNNTIAGIYSLSELYAEPGSNPKSTTEAMAHIRDCSLRAQDVTKRIRHLTMLEAGEPIYCNLIELLKEQKEYMEALLPKGAEIAFDLEGSELPIKLDPNLFRQAILHLTANAADSCGEEISLRLVAKKSERKGTPWAEIEFSDNGPGFPEQEIDKVKVPFFTTKGSENNPGLGLSIVDQFTHSLGGHLEVSNSEQGAKIHMVLPLLNLETPAKTEKADKAPAEPSKKTEAVTNGTPPKILVYSWEDLSRHPHLLAMQKAGWETKLHLEPGPLLLDLLSLGDSIDGVLVFRSALDEKAEPLLAELGNARNCDKIALVNLEDSPDSISVSAKRNCGLIASGSSKPAALVNKVGSYFTETR; from the coding sequence TCACCGGCTCCAAGCCCAGCGAGCTCTACATTCCTTCCATCGGACCGGGAATAACTTATTTGCTCAATCTAGAGGATCGCCGCGTGGTTTACTGCAGCCAGCGCGAAAACGAATTCCCGAACTCATTTTACCGCATTGTGGAGAGCAGCCAAAGCTGGGAAGAGCTCGTCGCTCCCGAGGATAAATCGAGCTATCTGGAAGCTGTATCGCTCAACGGATTCCTAAACGAAGCTCGTTACCAAGTTCTTTCCAATAAGAGAGGGGCAAAACTAGCCGTGGTGGACTACCGAGCCTTGATAAGGAACTCCAAAGGCAAAGCGGTTGGTATAGCAGGCCGACTTATCGATGACTCCTTTCGCTCGATCGCCTTCGACGCCCTCGCCAGACGGTCTTGGAAGGAGATCGCTGCCCGCATGACCCGTCGCTACCTGCACGACTTTAACAACACTATCGCCGGAATTTACTCTCTAAGCGAGCTTTACGCCGAGCCGGGATCCAACCCCAAATCGACCACCGAGGCTATGGCGCACATTCGCGATTGCTCCCTCCGGGCCCAAGACGTCACCAAACGGATTAGACACTTGACCATGCTCGAAGCGGGAGAGCCGATCTACTGCAACCTGATCGAACTCCTCAAAGAACAAAAGGAGTACATGGAAGCCCTCCTCCCCAAAGGAGCGGAAATAGCATTCGACTTGGAAGGTTCGGAACTGCCGATAAAGCTAGATCCTAATCTGTTCCGCCAAGCGATCCTGCACCTTACGGCTAATGCGGCCGACTCGTGTGGCGAAGAAATCTCGCTGCGTTTAGTCGCCAAAAAAAGCGAGCGCAAGGGAACGCCTTGGGCGGAAATCGAATTCAGCGATAACGGGCCAGGCTTCCCTGAACAAGAAATCGACAAGGTCAAAGTCCCCTTCTTTACTACCAAAGGCAGCGAAAACAATCCCGGCCTAGGATTGAGCATCGTTGACCAATTCACCCATAGCCTGGGAGGACACCTCGAAGTTTCCAACTCTGAGCAGGGGGCAAAAATCCATATGGTGCTGCCACTGCTAAATCTGGAGACTCCAGCCAAAACAGAAAAGGCTGACAAAGCCCCAGCGGAACCTTCCAAAAAAACGGAAGCGGTCACCAACGGGACCCCGCCAAAGATCCTCGTCTATTCGTGGGAAGACCTCAGCCGGCATCCTCATTTGCTGGCTATGCAAAAGGCTGGGTGGGAAACGAAACTCCACCTCGAGCCCGGACCGCTGCTCCTGGACCTTCTTTCTCTTGGAGACTCCATCGATGGAGTCCTTGTTTTCAGAAGTGCTTTGGACGAAAAGGCTGAGCCCCTCTTGGCCGAATTGGGCAATGCTCGAAATTGCGACAAGATTGCTTTGGTGAACTTGGAGGACAGTCCTGACAGCATCTCAGTTTCCGCAAAAAGAAATTGCGGCCTGATAGCTTCCGGCTCATCAAAACCGGCAGCCTTGGTCAACAAAGTGGGCTCCTACTTCACAGAGACCCGCTAG
- a CDS encoding HD domain-containing phosphohydrolase, translating to MRISEPRSSNILVLDDDDIVLLAMQETLEREGYKVTSFTSPREALKAVAENRFSTIISDHRMPEMTGLEFLDQCKQVQPNASRILITGVLTLNTVVEAVNKGEIFRFLAKPWIREELLATVENAVQRYSLVETNEKLQADTLDLNEKLVASNEALEEKVRLLQEQAEKLDEANQALERNFNRSLEISFRLIEAFHPILGQQTKSVASICSEIAKSPLLEAREAETLKVASWLYNLGRIGLPRDLVSRSLNDAQSLDESELTLLQHYPVYGQTLATFVENLNDVGLAIRYHRERFDGRGYPDRLSKESIPVAARHLAVAVGFVECNLPRDQALEYIIRESGKAYHPEAVRLFMKSSNLTNLPKKVREITLAELEPGMVLAKGIYSPSGLLLIPEDNRLTGGIIKKIKEHDFANPITQRLMVFR from the coding sequence ATGAGAATCTCTGAACCGAGATCCAGCAACATACTCGTACTCGATGACGACGATATAGTCCTTCTGGCCATGCAGGAGACGCTCGAGAGAGAGGGCTACAAGGTCACCTCTTTCACGAGCCCAAGGGAGGCACTGAAGGCCGTCGCTGAAAACCGGTTCTCCACCATCATCTCCGACCATAGAATGCCTGAGATGACCGGTCTGGAATTCCTCGATCAATGCAAACAGGTTCAGCCGAACGCATCGCGGATTCTGATTACTGGTGTCTTGACCTTAAACACGGTGGTCGAGGCCGTAAACAAGGGGGAGATCTTCCGTTTCCTAGCCAAACCGTGGATACGAGAGGAATTGTTGGCCACCGTGGAAAATGCCGTGCAACGCTATTCCTTGGTCGAAACCAACGAGAAGCTGCAAGCCGACACCCTCGACCTCAACGAGAAGCTGGTAGCCAGCAACGAGGCTCTCGAGGAGAAAGTCCGCTTACTCCAGGAGCAGGCCGAAAAGCTCGACGAAGCAAATCAGGCTTTGGAGCGAAACTTCAATCGCTCCCTCGAAATCAGCTTCCGCCTGATCGAAGCGTTCCACCCGATTCTCGGTCAGCAAACCAAGTCGGTGGCCTCCATCTGCTCCGAGATCGCGAAATCTCCATTGCTGGAAGCGCGAGAAGCGGAAACTCTAAAGGTCGCCTCATGGCTCTACAATTTAGGACGCATCGGTCTACCACGCGATCTGGTATCCCGCAGCCTAAACGACGCCCAAAGCCTGGACGAGAGCGAGCTCACTCTGCTGCAGCACTACCCAGTTTACGGCCAAACCTTGGCCACCTTCGTCGAAAACCTAAACGACGTAGGACTGGCAATCCGCTACCACCGGGAGCGATTCGACGGCCGTGGCTATCCGGATAGGCTAAGCAAAGAGAGCATTCCCGTCGCAGCTCGTCACCTCGCAGTGGCCGTCGGCTTCGTCGAATGCAATCTTCCCCGGGACCAGGCCCTCGAGTACATTATCCGAGAATCCGGCAAGGCTTATCATCCAGAGGCGGTTCGCCTCTTTATGAAAAGCTCCAACCTCACGAACCTGCCCAAAAAAGTTCGCGAAATCACCCTGGCGGAGCTCGAGCCGGGCATGGTGCTGGCCAAAGGCATCTACAGTCCTTCCGGCCTCCTACTTATACCTGAGGACAATCGTCTGACCGGCGGGATCATCAAAAAAATCAAGGAACATGACTTCGCGAATCCCATCACCCAGCGGCTCATGGTTTTCCGCTAG
- a CDS encoding chemotaxis protein CheW, whose amino-acid sequence MSNLSFDDNSTTTSSFSSGKFLTFTLADECYGVEVLKIREIIRMQKITPVPQMPEHVKGVINLRGKVIPVVDLRVKFNLHAGEATERTCIIVVDVDDGQGVNQLLGLVVDAVEEVLNVTEGDVKPSPDFGTRLSTECCLGIARIKDSVKTLLDIEKVVSSELEGALGF is encoded by the coding sequence ATGAGCAACCTCTCGTTCGACGACAACTCCACCACCACCTCTTCTTTCTCTTCCGGCAAGTTTCTAACCTTCACCCTAGCAGACGAATGCTACGGCGTAGAAGTTCTCAAGATCCGAGAGATCATTCGCATGCAGAAGATCACTCCTGTCCCTCAGATGCCAGAACACGTGAAGGGCGTGATCAACCTTCGCGGCAAGGTCATCCCTGTGGTGGACCTGCGAGTCAAATTTAACCTGCACGCAGGAGAAGCCACCGAGCGCACCTGTATCATCGTGGTCGACGTAGATGACGGTCAGGGAGTGAACCAACTGCTCGGACTCGTAGTTGACGCAGTCGAAGAGGTACTGAACGTAACAGAGGGCGATGTTAAGCCATCCCCAGACTTCGGTACACGACTCAGCACAGAATGTTGCTTGGGAATCGCCCGCATCAAGGACAGCGTTAAGACCTTGCTCGACATCGAAAAGGTCGTGTCTAGCGAGCTTGAAGGCGCTCTCGGATTCTAG
- a CDS encoding chemotaxis protein CheD, translating into MSGAPSLPSLFQQRVVVGVGDLAVSNNVNVNLSTFALGSCVGIIVYDKDAKVGGLIHIMLPDSTLSPDKAQKQPAMFADTGMPIMFRNMCGLRAERRRMKAFVAGGASVISGSDMFKIGERNIMAVKKLICALGIQVVRADVGGVNNRTIHLNVGTGEVTLKTPLGTSKLSLS; encoded by the coding sequence ATGAGTGGAGCACCATCTCTCCCATCCCTTTTTCAGCAGCGAGTTGTAGTCGGCGTCGGCGATCTCGCCGTCTCCAACAACGTCAACGTTAACCTCAGCACCTTTGCTCTCGGGTCGTGTGTAGGGATTATCGTCTACGACAAGGACGCTAAAGTCGGCGGGCTGATCCATATCATGCTGCCTGACTCTACCCTATCTCCAGATAAGGCTCAAAAACAGCCAGCCATGTTCGCCGATACCGGCATGCCCATAATGTTTAGAAACATGTGTGGACTGCGGGCGGAACGCAGAAGAATGAAGGCCTTTGTCGCGGGGGGAGCCTCCGTCATATCCGGTTCAGACATGTTCAAGATCGGAGAGAGAAACATCATGGCAGTTAAGAAACTCATTTGCGCCCTCGGGATTCAAGTCGTGCGAGCCGACGTCGGCGGAGTAAACAACAGAACCATTCACCTCAACGTCGGAACGGGAGAAGTAACGCTCAAAACCCCCCTTGGAACATCCAAACTCAGCCTATCATGA
- a CDS encoding HDOD domain-containing protein: protein MTVEELIKKADTLPPAPEVLPKLVKIMKDPDTDSRDIVQLISTDAAIMAGVLKLSNSGAYSPASPVTDLNDAVAMLGIKEVYRIVNLVSSGDFLEGALPSMEIGKGSLWAHSLAVALIMDQIVGKNCEMEGLPYTLGLLHDIGKLGMHIGCGEQYTDIFKKVETERLSLDRAETETLGFDHAIAGARLLEEWSFPEEVYIPIRYQYHPLEAPEEHRVMAGALHVANWGAAVIGCNDGRDAWALEMIDGAFEIDQAELELAIVTANEKLEKARKALNVGTN from the coding sequence ATGACTGTCGAAGAACTCATTAAGAAAGCGGACACCCTTCCCCCAGCTCCAGAAGTCCTGCCAAAGCTGGTCAAGATAATGAAGGACCCTGACACGGACTCTCGCGATATCGTGCAGCTCATTTCAACCGACGCAGCGATTATGGCTGGCGTCCTCAAACTCAGCAATTCAGGCGCTTATTCGCCCGCCTCCCCAGTCACAGACTTAAACGACGCGGTAGCGATGTTGGGGATCAAAGAAGTCTACCGGATCGTCAACCTCGTCTCCAGCGGAGACTTCCTCGAAGGAGCTCTGCCTAGCATGGAAATCGGCAAGGGCAGCCTATGGGCTCACAGCCTGGCAGTTGCGCTGATCATGGACCAGATCGTCGGTAAAAACTGCGAAATGGAGGGACTCCCCTACACTCTAGGCCTACTTCACGACATCGGAAAGCTGGGCATGCACATTGGCTGCGGCGAACAGTATACAGACATTTTCAAGAAAGTGGAAACCGAGCGACTCAGTCTCGATCGTGCCGAAACGGAAACTCTCGGATTCGACCACGCCATCGCCGGAGCTCGTTTACTGGAAGAATGGTCCTTCCCTGAGGAAGTATACATTCCCATACGCTATCAGTACCATCCTTTGGAGGCTCCAGAAGAACACCGCGTAATGGCTGGCGCCTTGCACGTGGCCAACTGGGGTGCCGCAGTCATCGGCTGCAACGACGGCCGCGACGCATGGGCCCTCGAGATGATTGACGGAGCTTTTGAAATCGATCAGGCCGAGCTGGAACTCGCGATCGTAACCGCTAACGAAAAGCTCGAGAAGGCTCGCAAAGCCCTAAACGTCGGCACCAACTAA
- a CDS encoding response regulator has protein sequence MKKNILLVEDDPALRMVMREVLKDEFDVDEADNGADGIDKGISATNDLIILDYHLPKKDGLEVIEAVKAAHPNVPVIVLTGYLNPQSEARFSQLGASRIFPKPFNYRALLEVVRSLTTLEEVALAAEAPQAKAFQSKPIVQPSLSPTESEMFTDSLAAVASLAEKVEFLSSITEKYWIEPNDIAVIRETSRCMENEIQKFYGKMNNSLFDAGSFSSPLISNAKRPAISGNN, from the coding sequence ATGAAAAAGAACATACTACTCGTAGAAGACGATCCCGCCCTGCGCATGGTTATGCGTGAAGTTCTGAAGGACGAATTCGATGTCGACGAAGCAGACAACGGAGCGGACGGTATTGACAAGGGTATCTCCGCGACAAACGACCTAATCATTTTGGACTATCATCTGCCCAAGAAGGATGGTCTCGAGGTTATCGAAGCGGTCAAAGCCGCCCACCCGAACGTGCCCGTTATCGTGCTCACTGGATACTTGAATCCACAATCCGAGGCTCGATTCAGCCAACTCGGGGCCAGCCGGATTTTTCCGAAACCTTTCAACTATCGCGCCCTCCTCGAGGTCGTTAGATCACTCACCACCTTGGAAGAGGTCGCCTTAGCCGCCGAAGCTCCCCAAGCGAAAGCCTTCCAAAGCAAGCCAATCGTTCAGCCGAGCCTCTCGCCCACAGAAAGTGAAATGTTCACCGATTCGCTCGCCGCGGTGGCGTCGCTTGCCGAGAAAGTCGAATTCCTAAGCAGCATAACCGAAAAGTATTGGATCGAGCCAAACGACATCGCAGTCATCCGGGAAACCAGCCGCTGCATGGAAAACGAGATCCAAAAATTCTACGGCAAGATGAACAATAGCCTTTTCGATGCCGGCAGCTTCTCCTCTCCGCTCATCTCAAACGCTAAACGGCCCGCCATATCGGGGAACAACTGA
- a CDS encoding response regulator: protein MKILIVDDDPAIRLLLFTVFGEEHDVSVLCDGHNAVSVLSDPNHQFDVVLLDLKMPRLSGEMVLEFLSGWQNIKTKFIIISGFHDEARHFKYPNLVATLAKPFNIKELVRIVESAQGSAVTS from the coding sequence ATGAAAATCCTAATCGTAGACGACGATCCCGCCATTCGACTCCTTCTCTTCACCGTATTCGGCGAGGAACACGATGTCTCCGTCCTTTGCGACGGCCACAATGCCGTCTCTGTACTCTCTGATCCGAATCATCAATTCGACGTAGTACTGCTCGATCTCAAGATGCCTCGTCTCTCTGGCGAGATGGTTCTCGAGTTCCTCTCCGGCTGGCAGAACATCAAGACCAAGTTCATCATCATCTCTGGCTTCCACGATGAAGCGAGACACTTTAAATACCCAAACCTCGTGGCGACTTTGGCGAAGCCTTTCAACATCAAGGAACTTGTTCGCATCGTAGAGTCGGCTCAAGGCAGCGCAGTTACCTCGTAG
- a CDS encoding SpoIIE family protein phosphatase, protein MSLTESILDEMLSRVGINSELREAGGTITLNQGEIDDLLQEAYSHGIKEGRKNSFQKDDDIGTQLFKQLMKSLPDHVYFKDRESKFICVNESMANYHGHKDPAELIGKTDFDFFEQGSARAKFDDEQEIIRTGKGWSFREERSVHDHQSERWVISSKLPLFDKAGKICGTFGLSRDITKQKLAEREVARHRRLLQTIVQILPCRLFIRDREGRYMLVNQEYRKVIGIPPHLDIAGKRLTEVIDDPRADRVLAEDLQVIESGVPILNKLEYDKSILAGNRWVLTSKVPLKTDSETVEGIVGMSLDITEQKKAEELARKAKEALQAKNEQYEEELQVARQLQEQLMSMGFDESRMYSKTGYKWRFGACYFYKPSHHLAGDFFHIIPVDDNKIGILVCDVMGHGVKAALVTMLIRGLMTEIPDILSHPSKVLQHLNETLISLAEDEEFPRFVTAAYLIVDLDKGEAVIANAGHPCPLLKDSASDFMECPCDIVGPALGLLGGEPFGDTTFSLESEAEIFLFTDGIIEQMTDKGEEFGKDGLAKALGFENSRNVCKQLQNLKTALRGALNGAPSSDDICVVGLKLTPNSLCSC, encoded by the coding sequence ATGAGCCTGACTGAATCGATTCTTGATGAGATGCTCTCCCGTGTCGGAATAAATTCCGAGCTACGGGAGGCAGGAGGAACGATCACCCTGAACCAAGGGGAAATCGACGACCTACTGCAGGAAGCATACAGTCATGGCATCAAGGAAGGTCGGAAGAATAGCTTCCAAAAAGACGACGACATCGGCACTCAGCTTTTTAAGCAGCTGATGAAGTCCCTACCGGACCACGTTTATTTCAAGGATCGTGAGAGCAAGTTTATCTGCGTCAACGAATCCATGGCAAACTACCACGGCCACAAAGATCCAGCCGAACTGATCGGAAAAACCGATTTCGACTTTTTCGAGCAAGGATCAGCAAGAGCCAAATTTGATGACGAACAAGAAATAATCCGTACAGGCAAAGGTTGGAGCTTTCGAGAAGAGAGATCCGTCCATGATCACCAAAGCGAACGTTGGGTCATCTCATCCAAGCTCCCCCTCTTCGATAAAGCCGGGAAAATCTGCGGAACCTTCGGCCTTTCGAGAGACATCACCAAGCAGAAACTCGCCGAGCGCGAAGTCGCGAGGCACCGGAGACTGCTCCAGACCATCGTACAGATCTTACCTTGCCGGCTCTTTATAAGAGATCGCGAGGGCAGGTACATGCTCGTCAATCAAGAATACCGCAAAGTAATCGGCATACCGCCGCATTTGGATATTGCAGGCAAGCGACTCACCGAGGTTATCGATGACCCGAGGGCAGATCGCGTATTGGCTGAAGACCTACAAGTTATCGAGAGCGGCGTTCCGATCCTGAACAAACTCGAATACGACAAGAGCATCCTAGCCGGAAACCGCTGGGTCCTCACTTCCAAAGTGCCTCTAAAAACCGACTCCGAGACGGTCGAGGGTATCGTCGGAATGTCGCTCGACATCACCGAACAGAAGAAAGCAGAGGAACTAGCTCGCAAAGCCAAAGAAGCGCTCCAGGCGAAAAACGAGCAATATGAGGAGGAACTCCAAGTAGCTCGCCAACTTCAGGAGCAGCTTATGTCCATGGGCTTCGACGAAAGCCGCATGTACTCAAAAACTGGCTACAAGTGGAGATTCGGAGCATGTTATTTCTACAAGCCTAGCCATCACCTCGCGGGAGATTTCTTCCACATCATTCCCGTAGATGACAACAAGATCGGGATCTTGGTTTGCGACGTCATGGGACACGGTGTCAAAGCAGCTCTAGTAACGATGCTCATTCGCGGTCTGATGACCGAAATACCGGACATATTGAGCCATCCTTCCAAAGTACTGCAGCACCTAAACGAAACACTCATTTCCCTAGCGGAAGACGAGGAGTTCCCTCGCTTCGTCACAGCTGCCTATCTAATCGTAGACTTGGACAAAGGCGAAGCAGTCATCGCCAATGCCGGCCACCCTTGCCCTCTACTAAAAGACTCTGCCTCCGATTTCATGGAATGTCCCTGCGACATCGTGGGGCCAGCCTTGGGGCTACTAGGGGGCGAACCATTCGGAGACACCACTTTCTCTCTCGAATCAGAAGCGGAAATATTCCTCTTCACCGACGGCATCATCGAACAAATGACAGACAAAGGTGAGGAATTCGGAAAAGATGGCTTAGCCAAAGCGCTCGGATTCGAAAACAGCCGCAACGTTTGCAAGCAGCTTCAAAACCTCAAGACAGCCCTACGGGGGGCACTGAACGGAGCTCCTTCCTCCGACGACATTTGCGTGGTGGGGCTGAAGCTAACTCCAAACTCCCTCTGCTCCTGCTGA
- a CDS encoding tetratricopeptide repeat protein, producing MKKSALCFIVAASLFWPSLGAASSSSSSEGGHGASADAAKDHGEEGAHPDRIVIVQPKKELDPELASEQVMQYYDAAIIEWKGGDIEFAESYFAAALGVPVEVPEKETVLSKMAELYEESGMFPKSAAIYERLATEFPDSRRLPEVYMELGDIYRKMGAQELAISRYYKVLNSSLNVSFDQLEKYRQVSLKAKLAIAETHKEREEYQESYRLYEALFRLELKPVQRLKVHYRMCYLLYELANYQRAVSQLKLFLEEYPESPHNPELRYLLANSYERLNRKPEALREVVSILQAQSTTAGEYSEDAAYWKRRTGNELANEFYENGDFRSALTIYQALARYSDDPSWRWPAIHQIGLCFERLGLPEKAKLAYEEIIEPESGEVVVSDMSENLRSLHQMAKWRLEHLNWEDDLVARLQLLKAQ from the coding sequence ATGAAAAAATCAGCTTTATGTTTTATCGTCGCTGCCTCGCTTTTCTGGCCTTCGTTGGGGGCAGCCTCTTCAAGCTCCTCTTCTGAGGGGGGGCATGGGGCGAGTGCCGATGCCGCCAAAGATCACGGTGAGGAGGGGGCGCACCCTGATCGTATCGTGATTGTTCAGCCTAAGAAGGAGCTCGATCCTGAATTGGCTTCGGAACAGGTAATGCAGTATTATGATGCTGCCATCATCGAATGGAAGGGCGGAGACATAGAGTTTGCGGAAAGCTATTTTGCCGCGGCCCTTGGAGTACCAGTGGAGGTTCCGGAAAAAGAAACAGTATTATCCAAGATGGCAGAGCTCTATGAGGAGAGCGGCATGTTCCCTAAATCTGCCGCGATCTATGAGCGGCTTGCCACGGAGTTTCCCGATAGTCGCCGTTTGCCGGAAGTCTATATGGAACTGGGGGATATCTACCGGAAAATGGGAGCCCAGGAATTGGCGATTTCTCGTTACTACAAGGTTCTGAACTCTTCTTTGAATGTTTCCTTCGACCAGCTGGAAAAATATCGTCAGGTATCGTTGAAGGCGAAATTGGCGATTGCTGAAACTCACAAAGAGAGAGAGGAGTATCAAGAATCCTACCGGCTCTACGAAGCTCTGTTTCGCTTAGAGTTGAAACCAGTTCAACGTCTAAAGGTGCACTACAGGATGTGCTATCTGTTGTACGAGCTTGCCAACTACCAGCGGGCTGTTTCGCAGCTAAAGCTTTTTTTAGAAGAGTATCCGGAAAGTCCTCACAATCCAGAGCTTCGCTATCTTTTGGCGAATTCTTACGAACGCTTAAATCGGAAACCTGAGGCGCTTCGCGAGGTGGTTAGCATCCTGCAGGCTCAGTCTACCACCGCAGGGGAGTATTCAGAAGATGCTGCCTATTGGAAACGGCGCACTGGTAATGAGTTGGCCAATGAGTTTTATGAAAATGGAGATTTCCGGAGCGCTTTGACCATCTATCAGGCCTTGGCTCGTTACAGCGATGATCCTTCTTGGCGTTGGCCGGCTATTCATCAGATTGGCCTTTGCTTTGAACGCCTTGGACTTCCAGAGAAGGCGAAACTTGCCTATGAGGAAATTATAGAGCCTGAGAGTGGCGAAGTCGTGGTTTCTGATATGAGCGAAAATCTACGATCGCTTCATCAAATGGCGAAATGGAGACTTGAACACTTGAATTGGGAGGACGATCTTGTAGCTCGTCTGCAGTTGCTCAAGGCGCAGTAG
- a CDS encoding cytidylyltransferase domain-containing protein → MYVVGSIIARLGSKRLAYKNLLPFAGKPLVGLGVEILRQAKLVDEIVVSTESELIARVALDFGATVLRRPAELAGDDVPSVPVFQHIVEHHHCDVHVNFNINFPMCDPAVIDRAVELAARDGEALSKPFAVWAQSVERLANYEDPFKIPSAMRSIFDDVRAGPLDVHTEQDLLDTYRASQGFKPKGLPEGFE, encoded by the coding sequence ATGTACGTCGTTGGATCAATAATCGCTCGCTTGGGCAGCAAGAGGCTGGCCTACAAGAACCTGTTGCCATTCGCAGGGAAGCCTTTGGTGGGCTTGGGGGTAGAGATCTTACGGCAAGCCAAACTGGTGGATGAAATCGTGGTCTCTACGGAGAGCGAATTGATTGCTCGGGTGGCTTTGGATTTTGGGGCCACGGTCTTGAGGCGTCCTGCTGAGCTAGCGGGAGACGACGTCCCTTCCGTACCGGTTTTTCAGCATATCGTGGAGCATCACCACTGCGATGTGCATGTGAATTTCAATATCAACTTCCCGATGTGCGATCCGGCGGTGATCGATCGTGCGGTGGAACTGGCGGCTCGGGACGGGGAGGCTTTATCCAAGCCGTTTGCGGTGTGGGCCCAGTCGGTCGAGCGTTTGGCCAACTATGAGGATCCGTTCAAGATTCCGTCCGCGATGCGTAGTATCTTCGACGATGTCAGGGCGGGGCCATTGGACGTGCACACGGAGCAGGATTTGCTGGATACCTATCGAGCCTCGCAGGGATTTAAACCCAAAGGTCTTCCGGAGGGTTTCGAATGA
- a CDS encoding 6-hydroxymethylpterin diphosphokinase MptE-like protein, which translates to MIRLVLFGAGMTAPAFIEAARKRGDVIAVADNDSSKWNQMIHGIPITPPTEIPKLEPDEVIISSTATYPIYQQLLEMGIDENRIKAPLLSLQNRKKWADLSGAHKGKRLFIVGNGPSLTTADLDRLHQQKELAFAFNKIYLTFSDTQFRPSYYLVDDNLVAQHNTEEIHALSGFPKFFPDYLLPVLGEPDSESALFYYDVPKPDQYQPRFSFDPFLIHSGFTCTYSALQIAMQMGFDTIIFIGLDFSFILPERTDGEVFTNEKEINHFSPNYRKPGETWNRPYLEQTREAYLFAKRIAEERGVRILNASRSTQLDVFPRVDFDSLFV; encoded by the coding sequence ATGATTAGACTTGTACTTTTTGGAGCTGGCATGACCGCTCCTGCTTTCATCGAAGCAGCACGGAAACGCGGCGATGTAATCGCTGTAGCGGATAACGATAGCAGCAAGTGGAACCAAATGATCCACGGCATTCCCATAACCCCCCCTACGGAGATACCCAAACTAGAGCCAGACGAGGTCATAATCTCATCGACCGCCACCTACCCGATCTACCAACAACTGCTTGAAATGGGGATCGATGAAAATCGCATAAAAGCTCCATTGCTCAGCCTTCAAAATCGGAAGAAATGGGCAGATCTTTCAGGAGCTCACAAAGGCAAACGGCTATTTATTGTTGGCAACGGTCCCAGCCTTACAACCGCAGACCTAGACCGTCTACACCAACAAAAAGAGCTAGCATTCGCCTTCAACAAGATCTACCTGACATTCTCTGACACCCAATTCCGTCCGAGCTACTACCTCGTGGACGACAATCTGGTTGCCCAACACAACACTGAAGAAATCCACGCCCTTTCAGGTTTCCCAAAGTTCTTCCCCGACTACCTCTTGCCTGTTCTCGGAGAACCAGATTCGGAAAGCGCACTTTTCTACTACGACGTCCCCAAGCCCGACCAGTATCAGCCGCGTTTTTCCTTCGATCCCTTCCTAATTCACTCCGGCTTCACCTGCACCTACTCGGCCCTGCAGATCGCCATGCAGATGGGCTTCGATACAATCATCTTCATCGGCCTCGACTTTTCCTTCATCCTCCCAGAACGCACGGACGGGGAGGTTTTCACCAACGAGAAAGAGATAAACCATTTCTCACCAAACTACCGCAAACCGGGAGAAACCTGGAATCGACCCTACCTCGAACAAACTCGAGAGGCCTACCTTTTTGCCAAGCGCATTGCGGAAGAAAGAGGCGTCCGCATCCTCAACGCCAGCCGAAGCACTCAGCTCGACGTTTTCCCCAGGGTGGACTTCGATTCACTCTTCGTATAG